Proteins from a single region of Acidobacteriota bacterium:
- a CDS encoding dipeptide/oligopeptide/nickel ABC transporter permease/ATP-binding protein: MMDLTTGGIPSVPAGEAAPAHTHLVRRLLRHKTFVVGATALVIIISIAAFSPLLAPHDPMQQDLSRNLAPPFWVEGGSWDHPLGTDTLGRDVVSRLMYGARNSLTIALFAVLLSAILGLVAGLSAGFSRSWWDSALMRLGDMQLAFPFILLAIIVLGVITERNVIHLILVLGIPGWILYARVVRSRVLVERDKDYVTAAKSIGAGRTRQIWKYVLPSVWMVVLVIAMLDFGFIILVEATLSFLGFGLTPPTPSWGAMLAEGRRNMIVAPWLSIFPGLAIMFTVLAINLTADGAANVLDPKLKKGIFRRVRQKGPSEKPSPSRPGGSGHATEREAIDAGGEPTTPTLLDVRDLSVEFPLEDRVVKAVRHVSFQVDRGETLGIVGESGSGKSVLASAIIQLIDTPGRVTGGAVLFEGRDLTRLSDADIAQIRGSRVGMVFQNPSASLNPVISIGSQMVETIKQHHRVSRSEAKEMAGRALHDVGIGDARHVLSQYSFQLSGGMNQRVMIAMAMLARPDLLIADEPTTALDVTTQAQVLEQLREITQVYDTALILITHDIALVREYADSIVVLYAGQVCEAGPVDSVIRHPQHPYTKALLESVPRADLEPGERLTAISGELPDATVVPRGCPFAPRCRFTMDVCQETNPALEAVGSGRVAACHLDSVPSTPVDVR, from the coding sequence ATGATGGATCTGACGACCGGAGGGATCCCGTCGGTGCCCGCTGGTGAGGCGGCACCAGCCCACACTCATCTTGTGCGACGGCTCCTCAGGCACAAGACGTTTGTCGTCGGGGCGACTGCCCTCGTGATCATCATCTCGATCGCGGCTTTCTCTCCGCTGCTTGCTCCTCATGATCCGATGCAACAGGACCTTTCACGCAACCTTGCTCCACCGTTCTGGGTCGAGGGTGGATCATGGGATCACCCACTTGGTACCGACACCCTTGGACGTGACGTTGTGAGCCGATTGATGTATGGCGCCCGCAACTCGCTGACCATCGCCCTGTTCGCGGTTCTGCTGTCGGCGATTCTTGGCCTGGTTGCAGGTTTGTCGGCCGGGTTCTCGCGGAGCTGGTGGGATTCCGCTCTCATGCGTCTAGGCGATATGCAACTCGCGTTTCCGTTCATCCTGCTGGCGATCATCGTCCTCGGCGTCATTACCGAACGCAACGTGATCCATCTCATCCTCGTGCTCGGCATCCCGGGGTGGATCCTCTACGCCCGGGTTGTGCGATCCCGGGTTCTGGTGGAGCGGGACAAGGACTACGTGACCGCGGCCAAATCCATCGGCGCTGGACGCACCCGGCAGATATGGAAGTATGTCCTTCCGTCGGTCTGGATGGTCGTGCTGGTGATCGCCATGCTCGACTTCGGTTTCATCATCCTCGTCGAGGCAACCCTCAGCTTCCTCGGCTTCGGCCTCACGCCTCCAACTCCTTCGTGGGGGGCTATGCTCGCCGAGGGTCGTCGCAACATGATCGTGGCCCCATGGCTCTCGATTTTTCCTGGATTGGCGATCATGTTCACGGTACTGGCCATCAACCTCACAGCGGACGGAGCCGCGAACGTGTTAGACCCCAAATTGAAGAAAGGCATCTTCCGTCGGGTGCGCCAGAAAGGTCCGAGCGAGAAGCCTTCTCCTTCCCGGCCAGGCGGAAGCGGTCATGCTACCGAGAGAGAGGCTATCGACGCAGGCGGCGAGCCAACGACACCGACGTTGCTCGACGTTCGTGATCTGAGCGTCGAGTTCCCGCTCGAAGACCGGGTGGTCAAAGCGGTTCGCCATGTGAGCTTCCAGGTCGATCGAGGAGAGACACTGGGGATCGTCGGTGAGAGCGGCTCCGGAAAGTCGGTTTTGGCGTCGGCGATCATCCAGTTGATCGACACGCCCGGACGGGTGACCGGCGGAGCAGTCCTATTCGAAGGCCGGGACCTCACCCGCCTGAGCGACGCTGATATAGCTCAGATCCGGGGGTCGCGGGTCGGCATGGTGTTCCAGAACCCGTCGGCCTCACTGAATCCGGTCATCAGCATAGGTTCCCAGATGGTGGAGACCATCAAGCAACATCACAGGGTGTCTCGGAGTGAAGCCAAGGAGATGGCAGGCCGCGCCCTGCATGACGTGGGGATCGGAGATGCACGACACGTTCTGTCACAGTATTCGTTCCAACTGAGCGGTGGCATGAATCAGCGCGTCATGATCGCCATGGCGATGCTCGCTCGCCCCGATCTCCTGATCGCGGACGAACCGACGACAGCGCTCGATGTGACGACACAAGCACAGGTTCTTGAGCAGCTGCGCGAAATCACGCAGGTGTACGACACCGCATTGATTCTCATCACCCATGACATCGCACTCGTTCGCGAATACGCGGACAGCATCGTGGTGCTCTACGCGGGACAGGTGTGTGAGGCAGGTCCGGTCGATTCGGTGATTCGCCACCCGCAACATCCCTATACAAAGGCCCTCCTCGAATCGGTGCCAAGAGCTGACCTCGAACCCGGTGAGCGGCTAACGGCTATCTCCGGTGAGCTGCCTGACGCCACTGTGGTACCCCGGGGGTGTCCTTTTGCTCCACGCTGCCGTTTCACGATGGACGTGTGTCAGGAAACCAATCCAGCGCTAGAGGCTGTCGGCTCCGGCAGGGTCGCCGCGTGCCACCTCGACTCGGTACCTTCGACCCCTGTGGACGTGCGATGA
- a CDS encoding ABC transporter permease — MLRFSLRRTAQMAIVVFGVVTLVFFILRLASGDPANLMVPPGQQEDLVQLTRERLGTDRPILVQYGEYLVGLARGDLGVSFHGGQPVLDEVLKALPNTALLAAVTIVFSSAVALVLGIGAALRANGAFDRVVLVYVSVALATPSFWLAIVLVMFFSVRLGWLPAIDMEGPESFVLPVITLAVALTPVLIRMIRLSFLETLSDDHVRAARARGIPERRVILVHGLKVAALPLITLVGLQMGLILAGSYVVEFVFNWPGIGKLTLDAVVSRNFPMIQGGVLVAALAFVVVNFVVDLAYAAVDPRIRLAAR, encoded by the coding sequence ATGCTCAGGTTCAGTCTTCGCCGCACGGCCCAGATGGCGATAGTCGTCTTCGGGGTCGTCACGCTCGTGTTCTTCATCCTGCGGCTGGCGTCCGGGGATCCCGCCAACCTCATGGTCCCGCCGGGACAACAGGAGGACCTCGTCCAGCTGACACGCGAGAGACTCGGGACCGATAGGCCCATCCTGGTTCAATACGGCGAGTATCTCGTAGGGCTGGCGCGGGGGGATCTCGGCGTGTCGTTCCATGGTGGACAGCCCGTCCTCGATGAGGTTCTGAAGGCGCTTCCCAACACAGCCTTGCTTGCAGCCGTCACCATTGTGTTCTCCTCCGCGGTGGCCCTCGTCCTTGGCATCGGTGCTGCCTTGCGCGCCAACGGTGCCTTCGATCGGGTTGTGTTGGTCTACGTCTCCGTCGCTCTGGCCACTCCGAGTTTCTGGCTGGCGATCGTGCTCGTTATGTTCTTCTCGGTGCGTCTCGGCTGGTTGCCTGCCATCGATATGGAGGGGCCGGAGAGCTTCGTGCTTCCGGTGATCACCCTCGCTGTGGCGCTCACGCCGGTGCTGATTCGCATGATTCGCCTGTCATTCCTTGAGACGCTGAGCGACGATCACGTCCGGGCAGCGCGTGCCCGGGGTATCCCGGAGCGGCGGGTGATCCTGGTCCACGGACTCAAGGTGGCGGCACTCCCACTGATCACGCTGGTCGGTCTTCAGATGGGATTGATCCTGGCGGGCTCGTACGTCGTTGAATTCGTATTCAACTGGCCCGGGATCGGAAAGCTGACGCTCGATGCGGTCGTGAGCCGCAACTTCCCGATGATCCAGGGTGGCGTCTTGGTGGCGGCACTCGCGTTCGTGGTCGTGAACTTCGTCGTCGATCTCGCGTACGCAGCCGTGGATCCCAGGATCAGGCTCGCCGCCAGATGA